In Fragaria vesca subsp. vesca linkage group LG5, FraVesHawaii_1.0, whole genome shotgun sequence, the genomic stretch GATGAAGAGCTGTAATTCTGTCACCTAATTTCTCCTTCCTCACCTGATCGATCACGAAACACAAACGAAGATATAAAATAAGAGGTGCAGGATTCATATGCAGGTCCTTAGCTTAAAGATAGACGAGAGAAAGATGGGAGCGAGAAAGATAGGCAGACAAAGAATCAATATGATTGATCAGAAATGGACAATCAAGAAAGACAAGTATTACTATCCTAGCTAGCTTACACAGATAGCTGCATGTGTGTGTCTGTTTTCGTGTGTGAAACAGAGAAGAGAGAGAGAAAAGAGATGCCGGAGATGGAACATCATGACTGGTAAATTAGCGTTACCTTGAAGGTAGGTTGGGCTGAAGAAGGAGGTTGAACCCTAGCTTTCTTAACTGCCCCACCAGTTGCACTGCTGTTACACTTCACAAGTCCAGAAACCAAGAAATTAATATTTTGAACGGGACTAAGAAGATAAATAATATTTAGAAACCATAATTGGTTTTATATGCGATACGATCAATTAACTTCATACTAATTGATCAGAAAGGGGAAAATGGAGTCAGGTTCGATTCAATCCATTTCAAAATTAGCATGCTGATCATTAATTCCAGAAATTGGGAAAAAGGCGTTTAAATCAAAATAAAACAACAAAGAAACCAAGAGAAAATTAAAATCCACAGTACTTTTCATAGCTTGATTATAAGCTCATGATCTGTTTTCAGCATTCATGCATTATAAAACACAAGGTTAAATCTGAGAAGAAGCGGAAGAAAGGAATCTCCAAACCCTAACTAGGAAATCAAGATTCAAGAATATATGTCTTCGTTTTCTCGACTCTCTCAATCTCTCTTACCTCGGAGCTGGATCGGCTCGGTGGTGGGTGCCTCGCCTCCGACTTGTTAGAGAAATCCAACATGTTGCTACCGAAACTCGTCACACACGACGACTTAGGAGATGAGGCTGAGGCAGCAGTAGAACTGGTTGGCATAATTTGAGACAAAGAGCACAAAGCTGAAGACTGGAAATCTTCACTATTATTCCCAGTCCCATGATGACCGTACAAAAAGCTCCCTGGTGGTGAGTTTTCTTGCTTCACATCAACATTAACAGGAGCATTCGGATGAGCTTGACTACTCAATATATGCTCCTCCCAGTCCTCCAGTTTCTTAGCTTGATGGATTAATTGTCTCAGACCATTTGCCTTATCATGTTCACTTACCAGTCCACCCCTGCTTGTTAATAATTAACCACACCCGTTAATAAGTTTGATTTCGATCTAAATATGAAAATAAAAAGCGGAAATCCATGCAGGCTGCAAGAAGCAGCGATGAGAATTCTCAAGGATTCTGAGTTTTGTAAAACAATACATGTAAGATCAGTCGTGTATGTTAACATACTACTAGAAAAAAGGACTTAAGCGACGAAACAGCTCGAGAGGATTAAAGAGTTCTTACATGAGGAGTTGGCTCCAAGACTCTGGAAGCTCCTGGTTCTGGTTGTTGGTGTCATGCCAGGAAGGAATAAAGGGAAGTGAAGAAGAGGAGGAATGAGTCGGTTGAAACTGTGGAATTAAAAAACTAGGGTGATGGGGAGGAGGCAAGAAAGGAGATGATGAAGGTTGGTTCGTCGTTATCGGCGCCCTCATGCTATTGATGTTCCACCAGTTAGGGTTTCCGGCCGCCATCATTTGTTGCACCGGTGAGCTCTGTAAAACATGACCTCTATTCATGCCTTAGTCTCCTGAACTTGGCTTAGCTTTCCTTTCCTCCTTTGTGTGGTTTTCCTTTTTGTTTTGCTGAAGCTCCCAAAATAAGTCTTTGTAGAAACTTTGAGAGGTTACCTACACTGGATTTTTTTGAGAGGTTACCTACACTGGATTAAGTACCAAGGTTGTGTTTTAAGAGAGAATTTGAATAATCATGGAGTTTTGAGAAACCCTCCTAGCTCTCTCTCTCTCTCTGTCTCTCTCAAAGACTCACACCCTCTTCTTTATTACTCTGATCTGTCTTTTTCCTTTCTTCCCCTTTCTTTTGTGTTTTTCTTTTCTTTCTTGCTTTTTCATCTGCTTTTGCTTTATCTCAAAGTGGGACAGAAAAGGTGGTAGCAATTCCAATTAATTAAGTAAACGAAAAATATATTGGATCTTACTAACGTGACTGTGAGTTTACATCGTCTCCATACCATCACTCCCCACCTGGCATTAATTACACATAAAACATATATAACGGAAATTCTTTTACGTACCATGGTGTAACACGGAGTAACTAATATGTAGTATTTGATTCAGCCACTCATGTGGCGCTATTATGCATATATATTAGTATCGTTAACAAAATTGAAACCTAAAAAAAAATAGTTCAAGAGCTTCTAATACATGATGTGAGGACTCGTGGTCGAGGAAGAGGTTCTATATTATTGTGGGAGCTTAATTTGATCATATACAAAATAAGAATAAAAGGAAGGAATGAAGGATCTCCCGTTTGAATTTGTTCTATCTTCGCAACTCTAAGTGTCGTGACTAGTGTATTGTGATGCGTAGAATTTGCTCTCTATACATATAGTAACTTGCATCTTAACTTTTTCTTGGTTAATATTGCTAGTTGGCATCCCCATTTCATAACTGAGATATTTTGATGATGTGTTCAATTCATGATAAATTTGTTGTAGTATTTGAGTTGTTGTTGTTGTTTTTTTTTTTGTTTTTTTTTTTTTTTTGTAGAATGGTATTTGAGTTGTTTATTCCATAAACAAAACAAATAATTAACCTAAATAATTTTGTTGAAAATTTAATGTCAATCCGTCATGGTAATAAAGATAGTGTCCTCCCTTAAAATACCGTAGCTAGCTCGCTCTTCCCCCTTTCTAATAAGGAAAGATTTAACGTCTAAGAATCAAAAATTAGATGGAAATGAGTTTAACTTGTGAGATATAGCCAAGTAATTAAGTGTCTTAATTGACCTAGGTACGTACTAAACTACGAGAAATGATGAGTACTTAATTGGTCAATATTGCATGTAATTGAGTCATTTATAATTGAGATATAGCCACCTTATTCCGAGTCATGACTACTGCAAGAGCTAGCTGAAGCTTCATGTTTCGTGTTCGTCATGCATGGTTTGATTTTGGTTACTTGTTCATTTTGTCATTGCTAATTAGATTTGATTTCCTGCAACATTTTAGGTTATGATGTTGATATCGATCGAGAACTAGTACGTACGTAACCCTAGCTAAACCATCGTATACGAACTCTGAAGTACGTACGTCTTAACAGATGGCTAGGATATATGCTTCAGATTTTGTTTGGATTGAAATTTACAAGCTAGCTACTTAATAATAATAACCGAGAATGACGATTACGAAATTGATCGATAGTGAGAGTGTCATCAAAATATGAACATTGGCATTACTAGATTTGTTGTCATCTTGAAAGGCTATTAGTGGATGATGTATGTGTGGCAACCATATCTGCTTGTAAGCTTGCTGTAACTGACTGTGTAATCGTTTAAGAAATGAAGTAGAAGAATGTGGTAAATGTGAGGACGATCACCCAAGAGATAGAGCATATAATATGAATGGAGGTGACCGACATTGCACAGTGTTACACTTTTCGAGAGGTCAATTTCTAGGGTTTGGAGATCCCTAATCTCAGGTCTCCAAGAGAATGATTTACAGTTTCCCAGAATCAAGACTAGTCAAGAATGGTCTCACTCACATGTTGATAAAATGGCCACCCTTATCTGTACTGGCAACCAAATTCGCGATCGGTGGTTAAAACTAGCTACAAATTAACTTAGAAGAAAGTCGGAAAGCATGGATATCCATTTCTACTCTAGCTAGTAGCTACACCTACCGCCATCTTCGAAATCAAATGCTAAAGCTTCTTCGAATGGACACATAATTGTTCAAAGTCCTTAATCCTATTATAATTGTTCTGATTCATGCATAATCATGTAATGATATGAAACAAAGCATGAATTTCATATTTGAAACACATAACATGCATTTCATCGTTGTTGTTGTGAAAATGTGATAGTAATTATGCGTGATATATCTTCTACTAAAAAACGATAATGTATGTTGATATGAAGCAATTTGTGTATAGATATGTTAAATTTGATATCTTTTAATCTACATTAGATAATAACCACATACATATTCTGTAATAATCATTTAAATAGTGAAACAAGGTAGATATATGTAAATACGATAGTAAATCAAGAACCGTTAGCGCATATTATATTTCATTCTTATGAACTTATCGTACCTCTATTTTCAAACGAATTAAAGTAATGTGATGAAAGTCTATCTACTCTAGTATGTTCTAACTAATACGAGGGGCATGACTCTTATAATATGTGAAACCCTAGCTTTCATCATTAGATCTCTAACTCTAGGGTTGGGGAGTGGCCACTCATAAAAAAAACCCCAAGGCCGACGCCTTACTACTTCCGTTTGATATTCCTCCAAGGCTCCAACATTCTCCGTATCGATAAAATCAAACGAGAACGAGCTAGCAAGCATAAAAGAATGTTAAAATTATTCTCCCCTCGCAATTATTCTCTCCACGACACACATTCCCTTAAACCGCATTTTAAAGCAAGAAACAAACAAAGGAACAAATACCCCCCTTAAATCTCGAGCTCATTTGCCTTGCCTTAGGAACATAACCCCTTATTCTTTAGGGCATATTTACCAAAACTAACTCGTAAGTAGCTACGGTGGTGTTGTCTGGTCCGTACTGCCAAAATCTTTGTCGGAAGCGCCGTGTCTTTTCCAGCACCACCCCACACTTTTCCTCAATCCTCCCCATTTTTATTTGCTTCTTCTTTGGCTCTCTCCCATGCTCCAACCATAAAACAAACAAGGAACAACAACACGCCTCCCTTTTGTCCTCACCTTTCCTCTCATATATTCTTCTCTCTCTAACACTATGCTTTTGGGTTTTCCTATATTAGCTAGTTGGAGCTAGTTGGTTTTTTTTTTTTTTTTTTTCTCTGTGCATATTAACCAACAAATTCGAGGTCTTGGCTCGTTGAGGAGTCCTTCTCGATCGTTTGAAGCCTGAAATATTGAATATGTGGCTCAAATGTTTGTTGGTAGAGATCGAACTTGTGGCACAAAAACATGCATTATGATATTATCTATATGATTGATGTATGAACAAAACCACCCATGATTACTAAAGGTTAGGTGAACTTGGGCAACATTCACTTGTATACCTAAACGCACATGAATCAAAATTCATTCTGGCTAATGTAGGCTACTCATTCTTCCAAATTGTTCGTTATTAATTAAGATAAATAAAGATTCCGAGACTAATATTCTCCTAAAATTTATGAACTGTATCTCCATAACACACAATTTTTAAGCCAAAATCACATGTTCTTA encodes the following:
- the LOC101302559 gene encoding transcription factor bHLH68-like — encoded protein: MNRGHVLQSSPVQQMMAAGNPNWWNINSMRAPITTNQPSSSPFLPPPHHPSFLIPQFQPTHSSSSSLPFIPSWHDTNNQNQELPESWSQLLMGGLVSEHDKANGLRQLIHQAKKLEDWEEHILSSQAHPNAPVNVDVKQENSPPGSFLYGHHGTGNNSEDFQSSALCSLSQIMPTSSTAASASSPKSSCVTSFGSNMLDFSNKSEARHPPPSRSSSECNSSATGGAVKKARVQPPSSAQPTFKVRKEKLGDRITALHQLVSPFGKTDTASVLLEAIGYIRFLQNQIEALSLPYLGSGSPNMRLQQQQQSVHGERNCMFPEDPGQLLNDNCMKMKGVNSEQDAYQEPKKDLRSRGLCLVPVSCTLQVGSDNGADYWAPAALGGGFQ